The window ACCCTGGTCAGCGATTCGGTGACGGTGCTGACGTTCACCGGCGCAAAGACCTGCAACGAGTACACGACCCCGGTCGGGTACTGGGTGAAAGACGGTCGTATCCTCGTCACCACGCACAGCCCCTGGTGGCGGAATCTGAAGGGAGGGGCGGAGGGCGAACTTCATCTCCGGGGGAAGGCCCGTTCTCCCGTTCGGGCGTTACAACGCCGTATCCGGAACCGGACGACGTCGCGGAGTACGTGAAGGAGTTCGTCGATCGACACGGAACCGACGCCGCTCGGCGTCTCGGCATCCGGATCAACGGTGACAGGGAACCGATCCCGGACGAACTGGAGGAGGGTGTCACGGGGACCGTCGTCGTCGAGATCGAACTAATCGACACAACCCCCCGGTACGCTAAATTCGTCGGTGGAGAGTCGTCCTGCCCCCCCTTTCGGTATTGGCCCGAAACCACCGCTACACACCCCGTAAGCCGGCACAGCCGGTACGGAAGGCCAGATACCCACGAATTCGGTTACCTGTTTTCCCGCTGCTCCACTTTGTTCAGGTCTATAACTCACGTCATACTGTTCCGCATCTTTTGCCGGTTTTCATTACAGAGGCTCATCTTTCTACCGAGAGGAGGGGCTTCGAACCAGCATTTTTAAGCATGCATGTAGTACTGTGTACTGCAATGGCGAC of the Halobiforma lacisalsi AJ5 genome contains:
- a CDS encoding nitroreductase/quinone reductase family protein, which produces MELLLRSPLHTLVSDSVTVLTFTGAKTCNEYTTPVGYWVKDGRILVTTHSPWWRNLKGGAEGELHLRGKARSPVRALQRRIRNRTTSRST